From a single Alloactinosynnema sp. L-07 genomic region:
- the dapF gene encoding diaminopimelate epimerase — MAIAFLKGHGTQNDFVVLPDPDGDLDLTDSRVQALCDRQRGLGADGVLRVVRTKALPDAPADIDGDVWFMDYRNADGSIAEMCGNGVRVFARYLLDAGLVDATDFPIGTRAGLRPVVVRPDGAVTVDMGPVRRLGESTTTVAGQSFTGTGIDVGNPHLACVLDGVDLDSLDLTKQPGFDRAVFPHGVNLEFITRQAPGEIRMRVHERGVGETRSCGTGTVAAAAAALGGEGALTVHIPGGTVHVTITEDSSTLTGPAVFVAGGELDQTWWDSV, encoded by the coding sequence GTGGCGATCGCGTTTCTCAAGGGGCATGGCACGCAGAACGACTTCGTCGTGCTGCCCGACCCCGACGGCGACCTGGACCTGACTGACAGCCGGGTCCAGGCCCTCTGCGACCGTCAGCGCGGTCTCGGCGCCGACGGCGTCCTGCGAGTCGTGCGCACCAAGGCCCTGCCGGACGCGCCCGCGGACATCGACGGCGACGTCTGGTTCATGGATTACCGCAACGCCGACGGCTCGATCGCGGAGATGTGCGGCAACGGGGTCCGTGTGTTCGCCCGCTACCTGCTCGACGCGGGCCTGGTCGATGCCACGGACTTCCCCATCGGCACCCGCGCGGGTCTGCGCCCGGTCGTGGTGCGACCCGACGGCGCGGTCACCGTCGACATGGGACCGGTCCGCAGGCTGGGCGAATCGACCACCACGGTCGCGGGCCAGTCGTTCACCGGCACCGGGATCGACGTCGGCAACCCACACCTGGCCTGCGTCCTCGACGGCGTCGACCTCGACTCCCTCGACCTGACCAAGCAGCCAGGGTTCGACAGGGCTGTCTTCCCCCACGGCGTGAATCTCGAGTTCATCACCCGCCAGGCGCCGGGCGAGATCCGCATGCGGGTGCACGAACGCGGCGTCGGCGAGACCCGTTCCTGCGGCACCGGCACGGTCGCCGCCGCAGCCGCCGCGCTAGGCGGCGAGGGCGCGCTGACCGTCCACATCCCCGGCGGAACCGTCCATGTGACGATCACCGAGGACTCCAGCACCCTCACCGGCCCCGCCGTCTTCGTCGCAGGCGGCGAACTGGACCAAACCTGGTGGGACTCGGTCTAA
- a CDS encoding transcriptional regulator — MTVKRDATPIELEALGSAIRLRIIRLAYQRPLTNKEIAERLDKDPATTLHHVRKLVAAGFLEALPVRRGNRGAKEIPYRATGVSWGLRFRGDERVDLAQAMLQAYLGEVSDAGLGKLQQTRLVVQVDEASRAELMERIGAVLDEYVQRPIEPGAERTAVYVAFYPGE; from the coding sequence GTGACCGTGAAGCGGGACGCCACCCCGATCGAGCTCGAAGCCTTGGGCTCGGCGATCCGGCTGCGCATCATCCGCCTTGCCTATCAGCGGCCACTGACGAACAAGGAGATAGCCGAGCGGTTGGACAAAGATCCGGCCACCACCCTGCACCACGTGCGCAAGCTCGTCGCGGCCGGATTTCTCGAGGCCCTGCCGGTGCGGCGGGGCAATCGCGGCGCCAAGGAGATCCCGTATCGGGCGACCGGTGTGTCCTGGGGGTTGAGGTTCCGCGGCGACGAGCGGGTCGACCTGGCGCAGGCCATGCTGCAGGCCTATCTGGGCGAGGTTTCCGACGCGGGCCTGGGCAAACTCCAGCAGACCCGGCTGGTCGTCCAGGTCGATGAAGCGAGCAGGGCGGAGCTGATGGAGCGCATCGGCGCGGTGCTCGACGAGTACGTTCAGCGGCCCATCGAACCCGGTGCCGAGCGCACCGCCGTGTACGTCGCGTTCTACCCAGGGGAATAA
- the miaB gene encoding tRNA (N6-isopentenyl adenosine(37)-C2)-methylthiotransferase MiaB, whose translation MSARTYQVRTYGCQMNVHDSERLSGLLEDAGYVAVDGGQVADVVVFNTCAVRENADNKLYGNLSHLAPVKTANPDMQIAVGGCLAQKDRGEIVRKAPWVDVVFGTHNIGSLPALLDRARHNQRAEVEILESLEVFPSTLPARRDSAHSGWVSISVGCNNTCTFCIVPSLRGTERDRRPGDVLAEVKALVAEGVLEVTLLGQNVNSYGVEFGDRFAFGKLLRACGEIDGLERVRFTSPHPKDFTDDVIAAMAETPNVCHQLHMPLQSGSDKMLREMRRSYRSARYLSIIEKVRAAMPDAAITTDIIVGFPGETEADFQATLDVVGQSRFASAFTFQYSKRPGTPAATMADQVPKQVVQERYDRLLEVQEAISWDLNKELVGRPVEVVVAAGEGRKDADTRRMSGRARDNRLVHFSPAGADPRPGDVVETVITYAAPHHLVADGPVLSHRRTRAGDNHEAGLRPKTSGVGLGLPAFGVPAPLPESTGCATS comes from the coding sequence ATGAGCGCGCGCACCTACCAAGTACGCACCTACGGGTGCCAGATGAACGTCCACGATTCCGAACGGCTGTCCGGGTTGTTGGAGGACGCAGGCTACGTCGCCGTCGACGGTGGCCAGGTGGCCGATGTCGTCGTCTTCAACACATGCGCGGTCCGCGAGAACGCGGACAACAAGCTGTACGGCAACCTGAGCCACCTTGCGCCGGTCAAGACCGCCAACCCCGACATGCAGATCGCCGTCGGCGGCTGCCTGGCGCAGAAGGACCGCGGCGAGATCGTCCGCAAGGCGCCCTGGGTCGATGTCGTCTTCGGCACCCACAACATCGGCTCGCTGCCCGCCCTGCTCGACCGCGCCCGGCACAACCAGCGCGCCGAGGTGGAGATCCTGGAGTCGCTGGAGGTCTTCCCCTCCACGCTGCCCGCCCGGCGCGACTCCGCGCACTCCGGCTGGGTGTCGATCTCGGTGGGCTGCAACAACACCTGCACGTTCTGCATCGTCCCGTCGCTGCGCGGCACCGAGCGCGACCGCAGGCCCGGCGACGTCCTGGCCGAGGTCAAGGCGCTCGTCGCCGAGGGCGTGCTCGAGGTGACGCTGCTGGGCCAGAACGTGAACTCCTACGGCGTCGAGTTCGGCGACCGCTTCGCCTTCGGCAAGCTGCTGCGCGCCTGCGGCGAGATCGACGGCCTGGAGCGGGTGCGGTTCACCTCGCCGCACCCCAAGGACTTCACCGACGACGTCATCGCCGCCATGGCCGAGACGCCCAACGTCTGCCACCAGCTGCACATGCCGCTGCAGTCGGGCTCGGACAAGATGCTGCGCGAGATGCGCCGCTCGTACCGGTCGGCGCGCTACCTCTCGATCATCGAGAAGGTCCGCGCGGCCATGCCGGACGCGGCGATCACCACCGACATCATCGTCGGTTTCCCCGGCGAGACCGAAGCGGACTTCCAGGCCACTCTCGACGTGGTCGGCCAGTCCCGCTTCGCCAGCGCGTTCACCTTCCAGTACTCCAAGCGCCCCGGCACGCCTGCGGCGACGATGGCCGACCAGGTGCCAAAGCAGGTCGTCCAGGAGCGCTACGACCGCCTGCTGGAGGTGCAGGAGGCGATCTCCTGGGACCTCAACAAGGAACTGGTCGGCCGTCCGGTCGAGGTCGTCGTGGCCGCGGGGGAGGGGCGCAAGGACGCCGACACCCGCCGCATGAGCGGCCGCGCGCGCGACAACCGCCTGGTGCACTTCTCGCCCGCCGGGGCCGACCCGCGGCCGGGCGACGTGGTCGAGACCGTGATCACCTACGCCGCGCCGCACCACCTCGTCGCCGACGGCCCGGTCCTGTCCCACCGCCGCACCCGCGCGGGGGACAACCACGAGGCGGGCCTCCGGCCGAAGACCTCTGGGGTCGGCCTCGGCCTGCCCGCCTTCGGTGTCCCCGCCCCGCTGCCCGAGTCGACAGGCTGCGCCACCTCATGA
- a CDS encoding DUF349 domain-containing protein, with translation MVDALPPVAVASVDPGKWGRVDADGTVYVRTADGERAVGSWQAGEPAEGLAHFARRFDDIRTEVELLETRLVSGSGDPKHAATNAKHIKDSLAEAHVVGDLVGLEARLDQVIAHAAVALDHAKHAREEARAGSIARKQQLVEEAEAMAEESTQWKVAGDRLRTILDEWKTIKGVDRKTDEQLWRRFSKARDTFNRRRGSHFADLDRQRATAKGRKQELVDEAERLSESDDWGPTAGRYKELMLEWKAAGRAPKDADDALWQRFRAAQDKFFSRRSSVFDERDAEFAENAKLKEDLLAEAEKINPQGDLDAARAHLHKIQERWEEVGKVPRERIRELEGRLRAVEEKVRTASDAQWRRTDPEAEARAAQFRERVEQFEAQAAKARAAGDKRRAEQAEAQAAQWREWLAAAEQAVASR, from the coding sequence ATGGTGGACGCGCTTCCGCCGGTGGCGGTCGCGTCGGTGGACCCGGGCAAGTGGGGTCGGGTCGACGCTGACGGCACCGTCTACGTGCGCACCGCCGACGGCGAGCGCGCGGTCGGGTCGTGGCAGGCAGGTGAGCCCGCCGAAGGCCTGGCGCACTTCGCCCGGCGGTTCGATGACATTCGGACCGAGGTCGAGCTGTTGGAGACCCGGCTCGTGTCCGGGTCGGGCGACCCCAAGCACGCCGCGACCAACGCCAAGCACATCAAGGACAGCCTGGCCGAGGCGCACGTCGTGGGTGACCTCGTCGGCCTGGAGGCGCGGCTAGACCAGGTGATCGCCCACGCCGCGGTCGCGTTGGACCACGCCAAGCACGCGCGTGAGGAGGCCAGGGCCGGGTCGATCGCGCGCAAGCAGCAGCTGGTCGAGGAAGCCGAGGCGATGGCCGAGGAGTCGACGCAGTGGAAGGTCGCAGGCGACCGGCTGCGCACCATCCTCGACGAGTGGAAGACGATCAAGGGCGTCGACCGCAAGACCGACGAGCAGCTCTGGCGCCGCTTCTCCAAGGCCCGCGACACGTTCAACCGCCGCCGCGGCTCGCACTTCGCCGACCTCGACCGCCAGCGCGCGACCGCGAAGGGTCGCAAGCAGGAACTGGTCGACGAGGCCGAGCGGCTGTCCGAGTCGGACGACTGGGGTCCGACCGCGGGCCGCTACAAGGAACTGATGCTGGAGTGGAAGGCGGCGGGCCGCGCGCCCAAGGACGCCGACGACGCACTCTGGCAGCGTTTCCGTGCCGCGCAGGACAAGTTCTTCAGCAGGCGTTCCTCCGTGTTCGATGAGCGGGACGCCGAGTTCGCCGAGAACGCCAAGCTCAAGGAAGACCTCCTCGCCGAGGCCGAGAAGATCAACCCCCAGGGCGACCTCGACGCCGCCCGCGCGCACCTGCACAAGATCCAGGAGCGCTGGGAAGAGGTCGGCAAGGTCCCGCGCGAGCGCATCCGCGAACTCGAGGGCAGGCTCCGCGCCGTCGAGGAGAAGGTCCGCACCGCGTCTGACGCCCAGTGGCGCCGGACCGACCCCGAGGCCGAGGCCCGCGCCGCCCAGTTCCGCGAGCGGGTCGAGCAGTTCGAGGCCCAGGCCGCCAAGGCCCGCGCCGCGGGCGACAAGCGCCGCGCCGAACAGGCCGAGGCGCAGGCCGCCCAGTGGCGCGAGTGGCTCGCCGCCGCCGAGCAAGCGGTCGCGTCCCGCTAG
- the miaA gene encoding tRNA (adenosine(37)-N6)-dimethylallyltransferase MiaA gives MTRAVAVVGPTATGKSDLGVAIAERLGGEVINADAMQLYRGMDIGTAKITAEERRGIPHHQLDVLDVRETASVAAYQRQARATIEDLISRDRVPVLVGGSGLYVQAVIDDLDFPGTDPDIRLNLESELDRHGPTRLYTRLQAADPVAAESILPTNGRRIVRALEVIELTGRPFSATMPKPGPARFGMILIGLDRDPAALDERVDLRVARMFTAGLADEVRDLENQGLREGRTASRALGYQQVLTAFDGDHDLDAAAAETARATRRFVRRQRSWFRRDKRVTWLDAARTDLVDAAAALLDR, from the coding sequence GTGACACGGGCCGTCGCCGTCGTCGGGCCGACGGCCACCGGGAAGTCCGACCTGGGCGTCGCGATCGCCGAGCGGCTGGGTGGGGAGGTGATCAACGCCGACGCGATGCAGCTCTACCGGGGGATGGACATCGGCACCGCCAAGATCACCGCCGAGGAACGCCGAGGCATCCCCCACCACCAGCTCGACGTGCTCGACGTGCGGGAGACCGCCTCGGTCGCCGCGTACCAGCGGCAGGCGAGGGCGACCATCGAGGACCTCATCAGCCGCGACCGGGTGCCCGTCCTCGTGGGAGGGTCCGGTCTGTATGTCCAAGCGGTCATCGATGACCTCGACTTCCCCGGCACGGACCCCGACATCCGGCTGAACCTGGAGTCCGAACTCGACCGCCACGGCCCGACCCGGCTCTACACCCGCCTTCAGGCCGCCGACCCCGTCGCGGCCGAGTCGATCCTGCCCACCAACGGCAGGCGGATCGTGCGGGCGCTGGAGGTCATCGAGCTGACCGGCAGGCCGTTCTCGGCGACGATGCCCAAACCAGGCCCGGCCCGCTTCGGCATGATCCTCATCGGGCTCGACCGCGACCCGGCCGCGCTCGACGAGCGGGTGGATCTGCGGGTGGCCCGGATGTTCACCGCGGGCTTGGCCGACGAGGTCCGCGACCTGGAGAACCAGGGCCTGCGGGAGGGCCGCACGGCCTCCCGCGCGCTGGGCTACCAGCAGGTGCTCACCGCGTTCGACGGCGACCACGACCTTGATGCCGCCGCGGCCGAGACCGCGCGGGCGACCCGCCGGTTCGTCCGTAGGCAGCGGTCGTGGTTCCGCCGCGACAAGCGCGTGACCTGGCTCGACGCCGCCCGGACCGACCTGGTCGACGCCGCGGCGGCGCTGCTCGACCGGTAG
- the hflX gene encoding GTPase HflX — translation MTEEFTQQEINGAVADPAEFSLGDLEREERSSLRRVAGLSTELQDITEVEYRQLRLERVVLVGVWTDGSALESEASLAELARLAETAGSEVLDGLVQRRDKPDSATYIGSGKVAELGDIVRATGADTVICDGELSPSQLQQLEARLKVKVIDRTALILDIFAQHARSREGKSQVELAQLQYLLPRLRGWGETLSRQAGGRAGGGNGGVGLRGPGETKLETDRRRIRAKISKLRKEIKAMSTVRDTKRGRRMANEIPSVAIAGYTNAGKSSLLNALTGAGVLVDDSLFATLDATTRRTETPDGHTYTLTDTVGFVRHLPHQLVEAFRTTLDEVADADLVLHVVDGSDPMPEWQVTAVREVLNDIGERRDLKMPPELVVVNKVDATSEFAMARLRHLLPGAMFVSAHTGAGIAELRERVAELLPRPSTEIDVLVPYARGELVARVHREGDVLFEDHTEAGTQLRARVKADLAGVLEGFAVNGTSA, via the coding sequence GTGACAGAGGAATTCACTCAGCAGGAAATCAACGGCGCGGTGGCCGACCCGGCTGAGTTCTCCCTCGGTGACCTGGAGCGGGAAGAGCGGTCGTCGCTACGCCGAGTAGCCGGTCTGTCGACCGAACTCCAGGACATCACCGAGGTCGAATACCGGCAGCTGCGACTCGAACGGGTCGTCCTTGTCGGGGTCTGGACCGACGGCTCCGCCTTGGAATCCGAGGCATCGCTCGCGGAATTGGCCAGGCTGGCCGAAACCGCTGGATCCGAGGTGCTCGACGGCCTCGTCCAGCGCCGTGACAAGCCGGACTCGGCGACGTACATCGGCTCCGGCAAGGTCGCCGAACTGGGCGACATCGTGCGCGCGACCGGCGCGGACACGGTGATCTGCGACGGTGAGCTCTCGCCGAGCCAGCTGCAGCAGCTAGAGGCCAGGCTCAAGGTCAAAGTCATCGACCGCACCGCGTTGATCCTCGACATCTTCGCCCAGCACGCCCGGTCCCGAGAGGGCAAGTCCCAGGTCGAGCTCGCGCAGCTGCAGTACTTGCTGCCGCGCCTGCGAGGGTGGGGTGAGACGCTGTCCCGGCAGGCCGGTGGCCGTGCGGGTGGCGGCAACGGTGGTGTGGGTCTGCGTGGTCCCGGTGAGACCAAGCTCGAGACCGACCGGCGCCGGATCCGGGCCAAGATCTCCAAGCTGCGCAAGGAGATCAAGGCGATGAGCACGGTCCGCGACACCAAGCGCGGACGTCGGATGGCCAACGAGATCCCCAGCGTGGCGATCGCGGGCTACACGAACGCGGGCAAGTCGAGTCTCCTCAACGCGCTCACCGGCGCGGGAGTGCTCGTCGATGACTCGCTGTTCGCCACCCTCGACGCGACGACGCGGCGCACCGAGACCCCGGACGGCCACACCTACACGCTGACCGACACGGTCGGGTTCGTGCGGCACCTGCCGCACCAGCTCGTCGAGGCGTTCCGCACGACGCTGGACGAGGTGGCCGACGCCGACCTGGTCCTGCACGTGGTCGACGGCTCCGACCCGATGCCCGAGTGGCAGGTGACGGCCGTGCGCGAGGTGCTCAACGACATCGGCGAGCGGCGCGACCTGAAGATGCCGCCCGAGCTGGTGGTGGTCAACAAGGTCGACGCGACCAGCGAGTTCGCGATGGCCAGGCTGCGCCACCTGCTGCCCGGCGCGATGTTCGTCTCCGCGCACACCGGGGCCGGTATCGCCGAGCTGCGCGAGCGCGTCGCCGAGCTGCTGCCCAGGCCGAGCACGGAGATCGACGTGCTGGTGCCGTACGCGCGCGGCGAACTCGTGGCCAGAGTGCACCGCGAGGGTGATGTCCTGTTCGAGGACCACACCGAGGCGGGCACGCAGCTGCGGGCCAGGGTCAAGGCTGACCTGGCCGGGGTGCTCGAAGGGTTCGCCGTCAACGGCACCTCAGCCTGA
- a CDS encoding MFS transporter: protein MTTALHTHPDFRRLWIGDTIAQFGTNIGHIVLPLLAIAVLNASPFQLGVLTAAETAAFLVIGLPAGAWVDRVRRKPLMVRMDLARAALLLTVPLAGWLGWLTLSQLVVVALLVGACTVFFDIGYQAYLPSLVGRDRLVDGNAKLQASQSVAQLSGPAVGGALSQAIGAANAMFATGVGYLASALMLSRIKAVEPVPDRPAERDLRAEVLEGLRFVLHNRYLRPIALCTASWNLFFGVEAAVFVLFLAKTIGLNPGQIGMVAALAGVGSILGAVAATRVNSAIGTARAIWLVPLVCAPFGLLIPLARPGWPMVLLVVGFLVVNFAVVIYNIAQVSFRQAICPDHLLGRMNASVRFIIWGTMPLGALLGGTLASTIGVRETLWIAVAGWAVSSLWVLLSPLRGLRDAPSAPEPSPLPATTD, encoded by the coding sequence ATGACCACCGCGCTGCACACCCACCCCGACTTCCGCCGCCTCTGGATCGGCGACACGATCGCCCAGTTCGGCACCAACATCGGCCACATCGTGCTCCCACTGCTCGCGATCGCGGTGCTCAACGCCTCGCCGTTCCAACTCGGCGTGCTGACCGCGGCCGAGACCGCCGCGTTCCTGGTCATCGGCCTTCCAGCGGGTGCCTGGGTCGACAGGGTCCGCCGCAAGCCACTGATGGTCCGCATGGACCTGGCCAGAGCCGCCCTGCTGCTCACGGTGCCGTTAGCGGGGTGGCTCGGCTGGCTCACCTTGAGCCAACTCGTCGTCGTGGCCCTGCTGGTCGGGGCCTGCACGGTGTTCTTCGATATCGGCTACCAGGCCTATCTCCCGTCCCTCGTCGGTCGCGATCGGCTCGTCGACGGCAACGCCAAGCTGCAGGCCAGTCAGTCAGTCGCCCAGTTGAGTGGCCCCGCGGTGGGCGGGGCGCTGAGCCAGGCGATCGGCGCCGCCAACGCGATGTTCGCCACCGGAGTCGGCTACCTGGCCTCCGCCCTGATGCTCAGCCGAATCAAGGCCGTCGAACCAGTCCCGGACCGACCGGCCGAGCGCGACTTGCGCGCCGAGGTCCTCGAAGGTCTGCGGTTCGTCCTGCACAACCGCTACTTACGCCCGATCGCGCTCTGCACGGCGTCGTGGAACCTGTTCTTCGGCGTCGAGGCCGCCGTGTTCGTCTTGTTCCTGGCGAAGACGATCGGCCTGAACCCCGGACAGATCGGGATGGTCGCGGCGCTGGCGGGCGTCGGCTCCATCCTCGGCGCTGTCGCGGCGACCCGGGTGAACTCGGCTATCGGCACGGCCCGCGCGATCTGGCTCGTCCCGCTGGTCTGTGCCCCGTTCGGCCTGCTCATCCCGCTGGCACGGCCTGGTTGGCCGATGGTGTTGCTGGTCGTCGGTTTCCTGGTGGTGAACTTCGCCGTGGTGATCTACAACATCGCCCAGGTCAGCTTTCGCCAGGCCATCTGCCCCGACCACCTGCTCGGCCGGATGAACGCCAGCGTTCGCTTCATCATCTGGGGAACGATGCCCCTCGGCGCTCTCTTGGGCGGCACCCTGGCCTCGACCATCGGCGTCCGCGAAACCCTCTGGATCGCGGTGGCGGGCTGGGCCGTCTCCTCGCTCTGGGTGCTCCTGTCGCCTTTACGTGGCCTACGAGACGCCCCATCCGCCCCGGAGCCCTCCCCGCTGCCCGCGACGACTGACTGA
- a CDS encoding TAXI family TRAP transporter solute-binding subunit, with protein sequence MARTRLGGILLALLSVAGLVTGCDSEFTGVRLRIAAGVKDGVYHTLSVSLAGSWQAQLGIDRPDVLETGGSPDNLRKLCAGDADIAFSAADVAARPTTGTRHPRALARIYDDYLHVVVRGDGPIRSLAGLRGTNVAIGSPESGVAFIANRLLDISGLSAPGVLTKHNLNLTDSINAFKRGEVDAFFWSGGLPTRPITGLAAVVPLRLLDLTDELPAMRNQYPVYNTASIPVTTYNLAGGPVTTLAVPNFLLVTDAMPDAIAEALIGGLFDSHAELIKANRAALSIDIHSAIETDPIPLHPGAARYFRDRKP encoded by the coding sequence ATGGCACGGACCCGGCTCGGCGGCATCCTCCTCGCGCTGCTCAGCGTCGCGGGTCTGGTCACCGGATGCGACAGTGAGTTCACGGGTGTGCGGCTGCGCATCGCCGCCGGGGTGAAGGACGGCGTCTACCACACATTGTCGGTGTCGCTGGCGGGCTCGTGGCAGGCACAGCTCGGCATCGATCGGCCCGATGTGCTGGAGACCGGCGGGTCGCCGGACAACCTGCGCAAGCTGTGCGCGGGCGACGCCGACATCGCCTTCAGCGCCGCCGACGTGGCCGCACGGCCCACCACCGGCACGCGTCATCCGCGCGCGCTCGCGCGCATCTACGACGACTACCTCCACGTCGTGGTGCGCGGCGACGGCCCGATCCGGAGCCTGGCGGGTCTGCGCGGCACCAACGTCGCGATCGGCTCGCCCGAGTCGGGCGTGGCCTTCATCGCGAACCGGCTGCTCGACATCTCCGGCCTGTCCGCCCCTGGCGTGCTGACCAAGCACAACCTCAACCTCACGGATTCGATCAACGCGTTCAAGCGTGGCGAGGTCGACGCGTTCTTCTGGTCCGGCGGCCTGCCGACCAGGCCCATCACCGGGCTCGCCGCCGTCGTGCCGCTGCGGCTGCTCGACCTCACCGACGAGTTGCCCGCGATGCGCAACCAGTACCCGGTCTACAACACCGCGTCGATCCCCGTGACGACCTACAACCTGGCGGGCGGACCAGTGACGACCCTGGCCGTGCCGAACTTCCTGCTGGTCACCGACGCGATGCCGGACGCCATCGCCGAGGCACTGATCGGCGGACTGTTCGACTCGCACGCGGAGCTGATCAAGGCCAACCGCGCGGCGTTGTCCATCGACATCCACTCCGCCATCGAGACCGACCCGATCCCGCTGCACCCCGGCGCGGCCCGCTACTTCCGCGACCGCAAACCCTGA
- a CDS encoding HAMP domain-containing sensor histidine kinase, with the protein MRTRLLGMVWFLVALLVFGLGVPLALSVAGAEQQRLFLDRLTDTTRFASLAQRPLTDARPESLREELQRYAELYGISVVIVDRDSNPAVSSASAGSSMPVDLADPKVRERIDAALAGRRPEAGALLLPWDAEPLVLAGPVLVDGEVRGAVVSVSPTDRSRSRMLWWWLLIAAGGVLAFGLALMLAVPVIQWILRPVRRLDEATGSLVAAVVSGREAERVGGTHGPPELRKLGTSFDRMAASVGDTLAAQRAFVADASHQLRNPLTALKLRLVNLEGHVDAEAETHRVAASAEADRLNQILDELLSMARAESAGGELVPTDIDTVVAERVADWRVVAVSRDIALNRVGAAGDTWAMSPPRGVDGILDALLDNALKFTGAGSAVEVTVDLVGDRVRLAVRDHGPGLKADELERATDRFWRSHSHQNVPGSGLGLAIVSRIVAKASGELRLDLPEGGGLRVTVDLPADRLGTLGQGLRSRK; encoded by the coding sequence GTGCGGACGCGGTTGTTGGGCATGGTGTGGTTTCTGGTCGCGCTCCTGGTGTTCGGCCTCGGCGTGCCGCTGGCGCTGTCGGTGGCGGGCGCTGAGCAGCAGCGACTGTTCCTCGACCGGCTGACCGACACGACCCGGTTCGCCTCGCTGGCGCAGCGCCCGCTCACCGACGCCCGGCCGGAGTCACTGCGCGAGGAACTTCAGCGCTATGCCGAGCTCTACGGCATCAGCGTGGTCATCGTCGACAGGGACAGCAATCCGGCGGTCAGCTCCGCCAGCGCCGGGAGTTCGATGCCCGTCGACCTGGCCGACCCCAAGGTGCGGGAGCGGATCGATGCCGCGCTGGCGGGCAGGCGCCCGGAGGCGGGGGCCTTGCTGCTGCCGTGGGACGCTGAGCCGCTGGTGCTCGCCGGGCCGGTCCTCGTCGACGGCGAGGTGCGCGGCGCTGTGGTCTCGGTGTCGCCGACCGATCGCAGCCGGTCACGGATGCTGTGGTGGTGGTTGCTCATCGCCGCGGGCGGGGTGCTCGCCTTCGGACTGGCGCTCATGCTGGCTGTGCCGGTCATCCAGTGGATCCTGCGACCGGTCCGCAGGCTCGACGAGGCCACCGGGTCGTTGGTGGCCGCCGTGGTCAGCGGGCGCGAGGCCGAGCGCGTCGGCGGCACCCATGGGCCACCTGAGCTGCGCAAACTCGGGACTTCCTTCGACCGGATGGCGGCCAGCGTCGGCGACACCCTCGCCGCCCAGCGCGCCTTCGTCGCCGACGCGTCCCACCAGCTGCGCAACCCACTGACGGCGCTCAAGCTGCGACTGGTGAACCTCGAAGGCCACGTCGACGCCGAGGCCGAGACCCACCGGGTCGCCGCGTCGGCCGAGGCCGACCGGCTCAACCAGATCCTCGACGAGCTGCTGTCGATGGCCAGGGCCGAGAGCGCGGGTGGCGAACTGGTGCCCACCGACATCGACACCGTGGTCGCCGAGCGGGTCGCCGACTGGCGGGTGGTCGCGGTGTCCAGGGACATCGCGCTGAACCGCGTCGGCGCGGCGGGCGACACATGGGCCATGTCCCCACCGCGCGGGGTCGACGGCATCCTCGACGCGCTGTTGGACAACGCGCTGAAGTTCACCGGGGCGGGCAGCGCGGTCGAGGTGACCGTCGACCTGGTCGGCGACCGGGTCCGGCTGGCCGTGCGCGACCACGGGCCCGGGCTCAAGGCCGACGAACTGGAGCGGGCCACCGACCGCTTCTGGCGCAGCCACAGCCACCAGAACGTGCCTGGGTCCGGCCTCGGCCTGGCGATCGTGAGCCGGATCGTGGCCAAGGCGAGCGGCGAGTTGCGGCTCGACCTGCCCGAGGGCGGCGGCCTGCGGGTGACCGTCGATCTGCCTGCCGATCGACTCGGGACACTAGGTCAGGGTTTGCGGTCGCGGAAGTAG
- a CDS encoding aromatic ring-opening dioxygenase LigB has protein sequence MISRVAVLPHPPLLVPELVVGDDADVAVVRATALAVAKELTQVARRWTVVGVGPAVTGRAGTFRGFGVDVRVELGPDAADEAADPDMPLPALVAGWLREQVGAEEVTVNLVPADLSPADCLELGAHLTDTALLVLGDGSHRHGERAVGRPDPRAEAFDNTVADAFAQVDLDALGALDPEVAGELGAVGRAPWQVLAGAIAADGRAWRCVESSLLIPFGVAYHFAVWDPA, from the coding sequence GTGATCTCCCGTGTTGCCGTGCTCCCCCATCCCCCTTTGCTGGTCCCCGAGCTTGTCGTCGGGGATGACGCCGACGTGGCGGTCGTTCGGGCGACGGCCTTGGCCGTGGCCAAGGAGCTGACCCAGGTCGCGCGACGGTGGACGGTGGTGGGGGTGGGTCCGGCCGTCACGGGCCGTGCGGGCACGTTCCGGGGATTCGGCGTCGATGTGCGGGTCGAGTTGGGGCCGGACGCCGCCGACGAGGCCGCCGACCCGGACATGCCGCTGCCCGCCTTGGTGGCGGGGTGGCTGCGGGAGCAGGTGGGCGCTGAGGAGGTCACGGTCAACCTGGTCCCGGCCGACCTCTCGCCCGCGGACTGCCTGGAGCTGGGCGCTCACCTCACCGACACCGCATTGCTGGTGCTCGGCGACGGATCGCACCGCCACGGCGAACGGGCGGTCGGCAGGCCGGACCCCCGTGCGGAAGCGTTCGACAACACTGTCGCCGACGCGTTCGCCCAGGTGGATCTCGATGCTCTCGGCGCGCTGGATCCAGAGGTGGCCGGCGAACTGGGCGCGGTCGGTCGGGCCCCATGGCAGGTGTTGGCCGGTGCGATCGCGGCTGACGGGCGGGCGTGGCGGTGCGTCGAGTCGAGCCTGCTGATCCCGTTCGGCGTGGCCTATCACTTCGCTGTCTGGGACCCGGCGTGA